The genomic region AGCGCAACGCGATGCGCAACCCGCGCCGCACCGGCGCCACCGCGGCCGCGCTGATGATCGGCCTGGCCCTGGTCACCGGTGCGGGCGTGGTCACCTCCTCGATGGTCAGCTCGACCGACTCGCAGATCGAGAAGCAGGTCGGTGCCGACTACCTGGCCTTCGCCAACCGGACCGGTCTGACCCCGGCCATGGTGGACGCGGCCAAGCACGCCCCGGGGATCGACCACATCACCGAGGAGAAGTACCTGCCGGCCACCCTCACCACGCCGGACGGCAAGACCACCGAGTCGGCGGTCGCTGCGGAGTCCTCGACCTTCGCCGGTGACTTCCACTTCCCGGTCGCCTCCGGCTCGCCGCAGGACGCGATCGTCGGCGGCGGGATCTCGGTCGACGAGACCTTCGCCAAGGACCACAACCTGAAGCTCGGCGACAAGCTCTCCATCGACTACGGCAAGGGCCGCACCCAGTCCCTGCCGGTCGCGGTGATCACCACCAAGGGCAGCCAGATCTTCGACGGCCACTTCTACACCGGCATCGACACGGTCACCCGGGTGGTCCCGGCCGACCAGCAGCCGGTCGACCGCGCCTTCTACGGCATGGCGGCCGCGGGAGCCGACAAGGGCAAGGCCTACCAGGCCCTGCAGGACGCGCTCAGCGACTACCCGCAGGTGACCGTGAAGGACCAGGAGGGCCTCAAGCAGCTCTTCCAGCAGAACGTCAACGTCCTGCTGTACCTGGTCTACGGCCTGCTCGGGTTGGCCATCCTGGTCGCGGTGCTCGGCGTGGTCAACACGCTGGCGCTCTCCGTGGTCGAGCGGACCCGGGAGATCGGCCTGCTGAGGGCGATCGGCATCTCCCGCCGCCAGCTGCGCCGGATGATCCGGCTGGAGTCCGTGGTGATCGCGGTCTTCGGCGCCGTGCTCGGCACCGGCCTCGGCCTGGCCTGGGGCGTCACCACCCAGCGGGTGCTGCGCAACACCGGCCTCGACGTGCTGACCATCCCGACCGGCACCATCATCGGGGTGCTGATCGCCTCCGCAGTGGTCGGCCTGCTGGCCGCGCTGCTGCCGGCCTTCCGGGCCTCGCGGATGAACGTCCTGGACGCGATCGCCACCGGCTGACCACCCGTCAGCCGACCAGGGCCGGGCGCTCCCACGGGGGGGAGCGCCCGGCCCTTGGCGTTCAACAGCTTCCGGTACGGTGGGGCGCGATGAACACCATGGCTGCTGAGGAGCTGCCGGCGGTCTCTGTGATCATGCCGGTGCTCAACGAGGAACGACACCTTCGCACCGCCGTGCGGCGCATCCTGGAGCAGGAGTACGCCGGCGCCATGGAGGTGGTGATCGCGCTGGGTCCGTCCACCGACAGGACCGACGCGATCGCCGCCGAGCTGGCGGCCGAGGATCCGCGGGTGCGCACCGTGCCGAACCCCACCGGTCGCACGCCCGCCGGGCTGAACGCCGCGATCCGGGCCTCCAGCCACCCGATAGTGGTCCGGGTGGACGGCCACGGCCTGCTCACGCCGGGCTACATCGCCACCGCCGTGCGGCTGCTCGGCGAGATGGACGCGGCCAACGTCGGCGGGATCATGCACGCCGAGGGCGAGACCGAGTGGGAGAAGGCGGTCGCCGCCGCGATGACCGCCAAGATCGGCGTCGGCAACGCCGCCTTCCACACCGGCGGCCTGGCCGGCCCGGCCGAGACGGTCTACCTCGGAGTCTTCCGCCGCGAGGTGCTGGAGAAGCTCGGCGGCTACAACGAGGAGTTCATCCGGGCCCAGGACTGGGAGCTCAACTACCGGATCCGCCAGGACGGCGGCCTGATCTGGTTCACCCCGCAGCTCAAGGTGACCTACCGGCCGCGGCCGAGCGTCCGGGCACTGGCCAAGCAGTACAAGGACTACGGGCGCTGGCGCCGGGTGGTGACCCGCTACCACCGCGGCTCGGTCAACCTGCGCTACCTCGCCCCGCCGGCCGCGCTGCTCGCCGTGCTGCTCGGCCTGGTGCTGGGGGCCGCCGTGCACCCGGTCTTCTTCGTCCTGCCCGGCGGCTACGCGGCCGGCATCCTCGGCGGCTCGCTGCTCGAGGGGCGGGGACTGTCCACCAAGGCCCGGCTGCAGCTGCCGGTCGCGCTGGCCACCATGCACTTCAGCTGGGGCTTCGGCTTCCTCACCTCGCCGCGCAGGCTGGCGGCCAGGGTGATCGCCAGCACGGCGCCGAACGCGGTGCGCGAGCCGGTCCGCTAGCCGGTCTGCTGGCCGGTCTGCTGGCCGGTCCTGGTCACTGCTCGAGCGAGCCGGTCCAGCCCTTGACGCAGCCGGCCTCGTCGCCGTTGTGCACGGTGACTCCGAGGCCGGAGGGCGAGGCGCTGGGGGTGCTGCCGAGGGCGTCGGCCGGAGCGTCGGTCGGGGTGTCGGTGTCGCTCGCGGACGGCGTCCCGCTCGGCGTGGGCGTGGTCGCTGACGGCCTGTCAGTGCCCGTGCCCGTCGCCGGGCTCGGCTCGGTGTTCGGGGTCAGCGGCTGCCCGTCCCGGACCAGCCGGAACAGCTGGTCCGCCGCCGGCTGGGTGAACGCGGCCTTCTGGCGCAGCGAGGGGCTCGGGTCGTCCTCGGTGTAGTGCATCTCGGGCTGCACGAACTGCACCGAACCCGGCTTGATGTTGCTGAGTTCGTTGGCCAGACCGACCAGCTTGGTGGTCCCGTCGATCGCGTCGTCCACCGTGATGGACCGGGTGGCCGCCTCCACCACCGGGAACGCGGTGGTCGGGTCGAGCAGCGTCCCGGCGCTGGTGACCTTGCGCAGCAGGGCCGACAGGTAGGCGCGCTGCATGGTGAAGCGGCCCAGCGAGCTGCCGTCCTGCACCGCCATCCGGGTGCGGACGAAGGCCAGGCCCTGCTCGCCGTCGAGGGTGTGCGGGCCGGCCGACAGGTCGAGGTGCGACTCCCTGTCGTGGATCGGGGTGCAGAGGTTGACCGGCACCCCGCCCACGGCGTCGGTCAGGTCCTTGACGCCCTGGAAGGTGACCAGCGCGTAGTGGTCGATCTTGAGCTGGGTGACCGACTCCACGGTGCTGGTCACGCAGCCCGGACCGCCGCGGCCGAGCGCCTCGTTGAGCGGCCGGTGAGTGGTCGCCCGGAACACCTCGCCGGTCTTCGGGTCCTTGCACTCGGGCAGGTCGACGAGGGTGTCCCGGGGCAGGTTGACGGCGACCGCCGAGCGCCGGTCGGGGGCTATGTGGAGCACGATGTCGACGTCGTTGTTGCCGATCCCGGTGTTGTCCCGGTCGCCGTACGCGCCGTCCAGGCCGGCCCGGCTGTCCGTCCCGATCACCAGGATGTTCATCGCACTGCGGCCTGCCGTGTCGGTCGGCCCCGGCGGCGGCGGGGGCAGCGCCACGGCGGCGCGCAGCGGGGTGTGCTTGATGTTCGAGTCCAGGTGCTTGAGGTAGACGTAACCCGCCGCGCACCCGGCCAGCAGAGTCAGGCCCAGGGTCGCCGCAATGGGCTTCAGCCGCCGCCGCGTGCCGCTCCTGCGGGCAGGCTCGCGCCGCTGCCTGGTCGTCATGGTGGTTCCCCCCGGTTGCAACTTCCAGAGGGGAACCTACCGTGCGAATACGACAGGTCGGCTAATCAGTTACACCATCAGAACATTTGCGCGGAGATTTAACCTTCCGCCCAGGCTTCCGCGCAGGCTTCCGCACGGGTTCCGGCGGAGCCTCAGCCGACCTTCAGGGTCACTCGCTCCGCGTCGATCCGGCTGCGCCACTGATCATCCGTCAGCTCGCCGGAGTTGCGGCACAGCACCACCGAACCGCCGGCCACCAGCGGGGCCAGCAGGCCGGCCTCCAGGCCGGCCCAGTCGTCGTAGGACAGGGTGCTCAGCACCCGCGAGCCGCGCTCCAGGCCGAGCCGGGCGGCGCCCTCGCGGGCCAGTCGCACGGTCTGCTCGCTGCTCAGCTTGAGCGGCAGCCCGTCCACCGTGGTCTCCAGTGCGGGCGAGTCCGCGACCACCGGGGAGTACGGCGCGAAGCGGTCCCCCTGGCCCGGCACCTCGGCCGCGTAGTCGAGGAAGCCGTCCGGGCGCTGCGGGAACCGGCCGCCGAGCGGGCGCAGCGCCAGCGCCACCCGTTCGCCGGAACAGGCCTGGGCGGCTTCCAGCCCGTCCGGGCCGCTGACCACCAGCGCGGCCTCGGCGGGGTCGCCGCCCGGCACCGCGGTGACGCCCACCGACCAGCAGGCCAGTAGCCAGACCGCACTCTGCCAGTGCGCGGGGAGCAGCAGTGCCGCACGGTCCTCGGGACCGGCGTTCAGCTCGTCCTGCAGCAGATTGGCGGTCTTGGCCACCCAGTTGTCGAAGGTTTTGACCGAGAGTTCGACTCTCTCCCCCGTGCGGTCGTCATAGAAAGTGACCAGGGGTCGGGCGGGATCCTCACCGAGGGCGGCTCGCAGCAGCTCGGCGGGGGTACGGGCGTCGGCAGCGAAGGGCGCAGTCATGGTGCAGCCCAGCCTAAGGCCTGCCGGGGGCCGTGCGGGAGGGGCCAACGCGCCTGCGAAGACGGCTGTGACCTTGTCGAATACCCGTCAGATCGTGGGCGTCGGGCGGGTGGCGAGTCGGGCGACTTGGGCCGATTATCCGTTTTATGCGTATTCATCTCGCCTCCTTACTGGGCGCCGGCTGCGCCCTCACCCTGCTCCTCCAGGCGCCCGGCTCCACTGCCGCCCCCGTGTCGACAGCGCGTACCAGCACCCTCGCGCTCACCCCGCTGGCGGCCGACCGCGTCACCGGCGGTCAGCTCCGCGGCCTCACCGCGCGCCCCACCGTCGGCTACTCACTGCTCGGCGTCAGCTGGGACGACCCGAGCGCCCGGCTGACCGGCACCGTCCAGGTCCGCACCCGCGCGGCCGGCCGGTGGAGCGGCTGGCACGACCTGGTCGCCGACTCCGAGGACCGCCCCGACACCGCCGAGGCCACCGGCTCGCGCGCCCGCGGTGCCACCGCCCCGCTCTGGGTCGGGCCCAGCGACGGCGTCGAGGTCCGGGTCAGCGGTGCCGGGCCGCTGCCGAACGGGCTGCGGGTGGAACTGGTGGACCCGGGTGACGGGCCGTCAGCTGCAGCCGCAGCCGCCGCGCCGCCGGCCGAGCGGGCCCCGCGCGTGCTGCCCGCCGCCGAGCACCCGGCCCCGCGCCCGGGCATCGTCACCCGCTCCGGCTGGGGCGCCGACGAGTCGCTGCGCGAGCCGGGCTTCGTCTACACCGGGGACGTCCGGGCGGTCTTCGTCCACCACACCGACAGCGGCAACGACTACAACTGCGGCGACAGCCCCAGGGTGATCCGCGCGATCTACCAGTACCACGTGCGCTCCAACGGCTGGCGCGACCTCGGCTACAACTTCCTGGTCGACCGCTGCGGCATCATCTACGAGGGCCGGGCCGGCGGCGTCGCCCGGTCGGTGCTGG from Kitasatospora azatica KCTC 9699 harbors:
- a CDS encoding glycosyltransferase family 2 protein → MAAEELPAVSVIMPVLNEERHLRTAVRRILEQEYAGAMEVVIALGPSTDRTDAIAAELAAEDPRVRTVPNPTGRTPAGLNAAIRASSHPIVVRVDGHGLLTPGYIATAVRLLGEMDAANVGGIMHAEGETEWEKAVAAAMTAKIGVGNAAFHTGGLAGPAETVYLGVFRREVLEKLGGYNEEFIRAQDWELNYRIRQDGGLIWFTPQLKVTYRPRPSVRALAKQYKDYGRWRRVVTRYHRGSVNLRYLAPPAALLAVLLGLVLGAAVHPVFFVLPGGYAAGILGGSLLEGRGLSTKARLQLPVALATMHFSWGFGFLTSPRRLAARVIASTAPNAVREPVR
- a CDS encoding LCP family protein, giving the protein MTTRQRREPARRSGTRRRLKPIAATLGLTLLAGCAAGYVYLKHLDSNIKHTPLRAAVALPPPPPGPTDTAGRSAMNILVIGTDSRAGLDGAYGDRDNTGIGNNDVDIVLHIAPDRRSAVAVNLPRDTLVDLPECKDPKTGEVFRATTHRPLNEALGRGGPGCVTSTVESVTQLKIDHYALVTFQGVKDLTDAVGGVPVNLCTPIHDRESHLDLSAGPHTLDGEQGLAFVRTRMAVQDGSSLGRFTMQRAYLSALLRKVTSAGTLLDPTTAFPVVEAATRSITVDDAIDGTTKLVGLANELSNIKPGSVQFVQPEMHYTEDDPSPSLRQKAAFTQPAADQLFRLVRDGQPLTPNTEPSPATGTGTDRPSATTPTPSGTPSASDTDTPTDAPADALGSTPSASPSGLGVTVHNGDEAGCVKGWTGSLEQ
- a CDS encoding TIGR03089 family protein, whose amino-acid sequence is MTAPFAADARTPAELLRAALGEDPARPLVTFYDDRTGERVELSVKTFDNWVAKTANLLQDELNAGPEDRAALLLPAHWQSAVWLLACWSVGVTAVPGGDPAEAALVVSGPDGLEAAQACSGERVALALRPLGGRFPQRPDGFLDYAAEVPGQGDRFAPYSPVVADSPALETTVDGLPLKLSSEQTVRLAREGAARLGLERGSRVLSTLSYDDWAGLEAGLLAPLVAGGSVVLCRNSGELTDDQWRSRIDAERVTLKVG
- a CDS encoding peptidoglycan recognition protein family protein, which encodes MRIHLASLLGAGCALTLLLQAPGSTAAPVSTARTSTLALTPLAADRVTGGQLRGLTARPTVGYSLLGVSWDDPSARLTGTVQVRTRAAGRWSGWHDLVADSEDRPDTAEATGSRARGATAPLWVGPSDGVEVRVSGAGPLPNGLRVELVDPGDGPSAAAAAAAPPAERAPRVLPAAEHPAPRPGIVTRSGWGADESLREPGFVYTGDVRAVFVHHTDSGNDYNCGDSPRVIRAIYQYHVRSNGWRDLGYNFLVDRCGIIYEGRAGGVARSVLGAHTLGFNTDSAGVAAIGTYVSDPPPQAQLDGIAKIAAWKLGLTDQDATGTTTLTSTNDGSRYPAGTSHTFDAISGHRDAFNTECPGDALFAKLDAIRDRAAHLQGRR